Proteins encoded together in one Priestia aryabhattai window:
- a CDS encoding NADPH-dependent F420 reductase, with product MRFGIIGAGPIGSIISKKLVKNGHDVKIADARGIERLEGKEFSGTPMRVEDAIKNIEVLIISLPIKAMQSIRNIIDQVEEEVIIVDTSNYYPFRDGKIEEIENRVVESVWVSNQLGRPVIKAFNNLLAYTVENEGASEDSTGRIAMAVAGNDPSHKQIIMDVVHELGFDSVDSGSLSDSWRQQPGTPAYCTELTKDELTKALKKADKEKAPLLRDKVMERFAELHAEKKKVEFSHKDIVNLNREIYNS from the coding sequence GGTCAATTATTTCTAAAAAATTAGTTAAGAATGGGCATGATGTCAAAATTGCAGATGCAAGAGGAATTGAACGTTTAGAAGGAAAAGAGTTTTCTGGAACACCTATGCGTGTAGAGGATGCAATTAAGAATATTGAAGTTCTTATAATATCTCTCCCTATAAAAGCAATGCAAAGCATTCGGAACATTATCGATCAAGTCGAGGAGGAAGTAATCATTGTAGATACTTCAAATTATTATCCTTTTAGAGACGGCAAAATTGAAGAAATCGAGAACAGGGTGGTTGAAAGTGTTTGGGTTTCAAATCAATTAGGCAGACCTGTCATTAAAGCTTTCAACAACTTATTAGCCTATACTGTAGAAAATGAAGGAGCATCCGAAGATTCTACTGGACGAATTGCAATGGCAGTTGCTGGTAATGACCCATCACATAAACAAATAATCATGGACGTCGTACACGAGCTAGGCTTCGATTCAGTAGACAGTGGTTCTTTAAGTGACTCTTGGAGACAACAGCCAGGAACTCCTGCTTACTGCACAGAGCTAACAAAAGATGAACTCACGAAAGCGTTGAAAAAGGCAGATAAAGAAAAAGCACCATTACTACGCGATAAAGTGATGGAAAGGTTTGCAGAGCTTCATGCAGAAAAAAAGAAAGTTGAATTTTCACATAAAGATATTGTGAATCTAAACAGAGAAATATATAATTCATAA
- a CDS encoding LacI family DNA-binding transcriptional regulator — protein MKPTIYDVANEAGVSISTVSKVLNNTGSIAEKTRKKVRDTMRELNYQPSVVASVKKRIQTIGLLIPNIANPFMAEIARGIENHVKKFGFSLMICSTDNDLKNEIEYISILKQKYIDGIIIATGLKEDKAIKELLKAEIPVALLSRDVSSLAVDAVLVDDFLGGYEATEYLISLGHKRIAMITEDIKFPTIRARFEGYKQALEKAGLQYDESLVSLNNTSLDEGKQSTRELLHLPVPPTAIFASTEFLAIGAIQGARELKINVPQDLSIIGFDDTVLSTICDPPLTTIAQPIHEMSKKVVELLIEEIEDSKETKQRIVLSPKLVVRASTSHNKTNT, from the coding sequence ATGAAACCAACGATATATGATGTAGCAAATGAAGCTGGTGTGTCAATTTCAACTGTTTCTAAGGTACTGAATAATACAGGGAGTATTGCAGAGAAAACTAGAAAAAAGGTTAGGGATACAATGCGCGAGCTAAACTACCAACCTAGTGTGGTAGCATCCGTCAAAAAGCGTATTCAAACTATTGGGCTTCTGATACCGAATATTGCGAATCCTTTTATGGCAGAGATAGCAAGGGGGATTGAAAATCATGTTAAGAAATTCGGTTTTAGTTTGATGATTTGTAGTACGGACAATGATTTAAAAAATGAAATCGAATATATTTCTATATTAAAGCAAAAGTACATAGATGGTATTATAATTGCTACAGGATTAAAAGAGGATAAAGCTATCAAGGAGCTGCTTAAGGCTGAGATTCCGGTTGCATTACTTTCGAGAGACGTATCTTCGCTTGCTGTGGATGCAGTATTAGTAGATGATTTTCTAGGAGGATATGAGGCTACAGAATACTTGATAAGCTTAGGGCATAAAAGAATTGCAATGATTACTGAAGACATTAAGTTTCCGACGATAAGAGCAAGATTTGAGGGATATAAACAAGCCCTTGAGAAAGCAGGATTGCAATATGATGAAAGTTTAGTGTCTCTCAATAATACTTCACTTGATGAAGGAAAACAGTCTACACGTGAACTTCTACATTTGCCTGTTCCCCCGACAGCTATTTTTGCCTCAACCGAATTTCTTGCGATTGGAGCAATACAAGGTGCGCGTGAACTTAAAATAAATGTTCCGCAAGATCTATCAATTATTGGGTTTGACGACACGGTCCTTTCGACAATTTGTGATCCTCCTTTAACTACAATAGCTCAACCTATTCATGAAATGAGTAAGAAGGTTGTTGAACTATTAATAGAGGAGATTGAAGATTCAAAGGAGACAAAGCAACGAATCGTTTTATCTCCAAAATTAGTGGTTCGTGCATCTACTTCTCATAATAAAACGAATACATGA
- a CDS encoding ABC transporter substrate-binding protein, which yields MKKWFLVGISLLLILAVAGCSKDKSVSSDGKQMITMWVHVSDDSEEGKVYKKRVDAFNKKYASKNVKAKIDFIPRSGNGGGYEDKVNAALTTDTLPDVITLDGPNTAAYAKSGIIAPLDDYVKDQDDLLPSIKQQGTYKDKLYAIGASESSVGIYYNKKMLQEAGVNLNTLPTVDNPWTWDQFIALCKTLKEKYNKPAIDMQLQSKDEMLTYALTPFVWSAGGEILSKDGTKAEGVFNKKPSVEAMTFIQTMLKEGYTTRTPVKQAFETEKYPMKFSGVWTVTDMETNFQKVDYGVMPYPVSPKTKKLVSPSGSWQFAMTQKSENKEWSAKLVDWMTNKDSNLELSRTIAALPVRYSSEKVLTKEFSDQMNVFMKQLKKSGHARPVTPAYPQVTRAFQQTIDDISFYDQNKNIKKVLDTRATEMQAAIDKANR from the coding sequence ATGAAAAAATGGTTTTTAGTAGGTATATCTTTATTACTAATTCTTGCTGTAGCAGGTTGTAGTAAGGATAAAAGCGTAAGTAGTGACGGCAAACAAATGATTACAATGTGGGTACACGTATCAGATGATAGTGAAGAAGGTAAGGTGTATAAAAAACGAGTGGACGCTTTTAACAAGAAGTATGCATCTAAAAATGTTAAAGCTAAAATTGACTTTATTCCACGTAGTGGGAACGGCGGAGGGTATGAAGATAAAGTAAACGCAGCGCTGACAACTGATACGTTACCAGATGTTATTACATTGGATGGTCCAAATACAGCTGCTTATGCAAAATCTGGCATCATTGCTCCACTAGATGATTATGTGAAAGATCAAGATGATTTACTACCGAGTATCAAGCAACAAGGAACATACAAAGACAAATTGTATGCGATTGGTGCTAGTGAATCATCCGTCGGAATTTACTACAATAAAAAAATGCTACAAGAGGCAGGCGTTAATTTAAATACGTTACCGACAGTTGATAATCCTTGGACATGGGATCAATTCATTGCCCTTTGTAAAACATTGAAAGAAAAATATAATAAACCGGCTATTGATATGCAATTACAATCAAAAGATGAAATGTTAACGTATGCACTAACACCATTTGTATGGTCTGCAGGCGGAGAAATTCTCTCAAAAGATGGTACTAAAGCAGAAGGTGTGTTTAATAAAAAGCCTAGTGTTGAAGCCATGACTTTTATTCAAACGATGTTAAAAGAAGGCTACACAACGCGTACTCCAGTCAAACAAGCTTTTGAAACAGAAAAGTACCCAATGAAGTTTAGTGGTGTATGGACAGTAACGGATATGGAAACAAATTTTCAAAAAGTTGATTATGGTGTTATGCCTTATCCAGTATCACCAAAGACAAAGAAACTGGTTTCACCTTCAGGAAGTTGGCAGTTTGCAATGACACAGAAATCCGAAAATAAAGAATGGTCTGCTAAATTAGTAGATTGGATGACAAATAAAGATTCGAATTTAGAATTAAGTCGTACAATTGCAGCATTGCCAGTTCGTTACTCTTCCGAGAAAGTACTTACAAAAGAATTTTCTGATCAAATGAATGTGTTCATGAAGCAATTAAAGAAATCAGGGCACGCACGTCCTGTAACACCAGCGTATCCACAAGTAACACGTGCTTTCCAACAAACAATTGATGATATTAGCTTCTATGACCAAAACAAAAATATCAAAAAAGTCTTAGATACACGTGCTACAGAAATGCAGGCAGCTATCGATAAGGCAAATCGATAA
- a CDS encoding carbohydrate ABC transporter permease, with protein sequence MIKIGLKGNKTVYAFPRTKKGTKNKIQWKENVVAYTFLGPALLLLLLFLIIPAIMSVYYAFTDYYLLTPDIRKFVGLDNFINLFKDPIFLKSLANTLKFVVWVIPLQIGAALGLALLLNKQRKANTFFKVAYFSPVVMSLVVISVLWLYLLNPNEGIINNVLTYFGISAQPFLTSPKQAMFTIVFVSAWQGAGFQMLIFLAGLQNIPGDVYEAAQLDGMNKWQRFVYITLPLLKPTSIFIFITTLIGAFKLLVQPMVMTQGGPVNSTMTVVYYIYQTGFTDRMVGYASSIALLFGTIIGLVTLVQRKLVKEEDD encoded by the coding sequence ATGATTAAAATTGGATTAAAAGGAAATAAGACTGTTTACGCTTTTCCAAGAACAAAAAAAGGAACCAAAAATAAAATTCAGTGGAAAGAAAATGTAGTAGCTTATACATTTTTGGGACCAGCACTATTACTTTTACTGCTGTTCCTCATTATTCCAGCTATTATGTCCGTCTATTATGCATTTACAGACTATTACCTGCTAACACCTGATATTCGTAAATTTGTCGGATTAGACAACTTCATCAATTTGTTCAAGGATCCTATTTTCTTGAAAAGCTTGGCGAATACACTGAAATTTGTCGTTTGGGTAATTCCTTTACAGATAGGGGCAGCTCTTGGGCTGGCCCTGCTGTTGAACAAACAACGTAAAGCTAACACATTTTTTAAAGTAGCTTACTTTAGCCCTGTGGTAATGTCGCTTGTGGTTATCTCCGTTCTGTGGTTATATCTGTTAAACCCAAATGAAGGAATTATCAATAATGTACTGACGTACTTTGGCATTTCAGCTCAACCTTTCTTAACGAGTCCTAAACAGGCAATGTTTACAATTGTTTTCGTTTCGGCTTGGCAAGGAGCTGGCTTTCAAATGTTAATTTTTCTAGCAGGCTTGCAAAATATACCTGGAGACGTATATGAAGCTGCACAGCTAGACGGAATGAATAAATGGCAACGATTTGTTTATATTACGTTACCATTATTAAAACCAACTTCTATTTTTATTTTTATTACGACATTAATTGGTGCATTTAAACTATTAGTCCAACCAATGGTTATGACACAAGGGGGGCCAGTAAACTCTACGATGACAGTTGTATATTACATTTATCAAACTGGCTTTACGGATCGAATGGTTGGTTATGCTAGTTCGATTGCTCTTCTATTTGGAACAATTATTGGATTAGTTACGCTAGTGCAACGGAAATTAGTGAAGGAGGAAGATGACTAA
- a CDS encoding DMT family transporter, with protein MFFGILFTILWASGAVSVKFGLLSAPPLIMGTIRFLLAGSLLLVYIYLFRKGKYRMPQKHEWKPLILLGLFNTSLYLGCGFWALKTVSSGFFNLAVVVNPFLVAILSSIFMNRFIQKKEWMGMLVSAIGLVIATYPLLQDGHSTLSGILLLLIGMISMAIGSVYFQKQKLQLPSLVINAWQVLFGGIILIIPSMLLELDEPVLFDMNLVLYLVWSVLGVSIFAMILWFYLLKQDAVKANIWLFLTPIAGYLLASILLDEKITIYDAIASLFVFTGLYLSGNLRLNKLPKPPLEKKVEA; from the coding sequence ATGTTTTTTGGTATTTTATTTACGATTCTATGGGCATCTGGGGCAGTATCTGTTAAATTTGGTCTTTTATCGGCCCCGCCATTAATAATGGGGACTATTCGCTTTCTTTTAGCCGGTAGTTTATTGTTAGTATATATTTATTTGTTTAGGAAAGGTAAATACCGCATGCCCCAAAAACATGAGTGGAAACCACTGATACTATTAGGTTTATTTAATACTTCTCTGTATCTTGGTTGTGGTTTTTGGGCACTAAAAACCGTATCATCTGGCTTTTTTAACTTAGCAGTCGTGGTTAATCCTTTTCTTGTTGCAATTCTGTCCTCAATTTTCATGAATCGTTTCATTCAGAAGAAAGAGTGGATGGGGATGCTTGTTTCAGCCATTGGCTTAGTAATTGCTACATATCCTTTATTGCAAGATGGACATTCTACATTGAGTGGAATACTCTTGCTACTAATTGGCATGATATCTATGGCCATTGGCAGTGTTTATTTTCAAAAACAAAAGTTGCAACTGCCTAGCTTAGTAATTAATGCCTGGCAGGTTTTATTTGGTGGAATTATTTTAATTATACCTTCTATGCTTTTAGAATTAGATGAACCCGTCTTATTTGATATGAATCTGGTCCTATATCTAGTGTGGTCCGTTTTAGGTGTTTCAATCTTTGCCATGATCCTATGGTTTTATTTACTTAAACAAGATGCCGTTAAAGCAAATATCTGGCTATTTCTAACACCTATTGCAGGTTACCTTTTAGCCTCTATCTTATTAGATGAAAAGATTACAATATATGATGCTATTGCTTCCCTGTTTGTCTTTACTGGGTTATATTTATCAGGTAATTTACGGCTAAATAAATTACCTAAACCTCCACTAGAGAAAAAAGTGGAAGCATAG
- a CDS encoding Gfo/Idh/MocA family oxidoreductase: MKEVRIGLVGAGRMGSFHGRTVARKIYGAKLNAIADPVSGAAERLAKELGVSKAYTDPKEMFQDPHIDAVVIAAPARSHADLVVAAANAGKAVFCEKPMAITLEEADKAILAAQNANVPLQVGFNRRFASDFRAVHNDIVEGRIGTPQLLRSLTRDPGLGDPAPIPEWTIFLETLIHDFDTLLYLNPGAEPIEVYAVADALVRPDFKDKGLLDTAVVNIRFDNGAIATAEANFQAVYGYDVRGEVFGSAGMVTAGGVQQTNMIRYTAEGISSDTYRKDTELLHDAYVAELTSFVECVRNESTPYVTGKDARRALSIALACIESVKANAPVKIKESVQLI; the protein is encoded by the coding sequence ATGAAAGAAGTTAGAATTGGTCTGGTTGGTGCAGGACGTATGGGAAGTTTTCATGGAAGAACAGTTGCTCGTAAAATCTATGGGGCAAAGCTTAACGCGATTGCTGATCCAGTTTCAGGAGCTGCTGAAAGACTTGCAAAAGAACTGGGAGTATCAAAGGCATATACAGATCCAAAGGAAATGTTTCAAGATCCACATATTGACGCAGTAGTTATTGCAGCTCCTGCCCGTTCACATGCAGATCTTGTTGTTGCTGCTGCTAATGCGGGGAAAGCAGTTTTTTGTGAAAAGCCAATGGCAATTACTCTAGAAGAAGCAGATAAAGCCATATTGGCAGCTCAAAACGCAAATGTTCCCTTACAAGTTGGCTTTAATCGTCGTTTTGCTTCAGATTTCAGAGCTGTTCATAACGATATTGTTGAAGGTAGAATCGGAACTCCACAGTTATTGAGATCGTTAACGCGTGATCCGGGATTAGGTGATCCAGCTCCAATTCCAGAATGGACTATTTTTTTAGAAACGCTAATACATGATTTTGATACATTACTCTATTTAAATCCAGGTGCAGAACCAATTGAAGTTTACGCAGTAGCTGATGCACTTGTACGTCCAGATTTTAAAGATAAAGGTCTCCTTGACACTGCGGTTGTTAACATCCGTTTTGATAACGGAGCAATTGCAACAGCTGAAGCAAATTTCCAAGCAGTTTATGGATATGATGTTCGCGGTGAAGTATTTGGTTCAGCCGGAATGGTGACAGCTGGAGGTGTTCAACAAACAAATATGATTCGCTACACTGCAGAAGGAATAAGTAGCGATACATACCGAAAAGACACTGAATTATTACATGATGCTTACGTCGCAGAACTCACTTCTTTTGTAGAATGTGTGCGTAATGAGAGTACTCCATATGTAACAGGTAAAGATGCTCGCAGAGCTCTTTCAATTGCACTTGCTTGTATTGAATCTGTTAAGGCAAATGCACCAGTGAAAATTAAGGAAAGTGTACAGTTGATTTAA
- a CDS encoding carbohydrate ABC transporter permease has product MNSIKAFLPSFHPSDWFISYKQVLSRFHLLGYIINSLFYGLCVAAGSVIINGMAGYAFAKLNFNGKRVLFGLLLALLIVPLETILISQFTIVHKLGLVDTRLAVILPALAGAFNIYLFRNFFMAIPAEIIESAKLDGANTWQIFLRIMLPMSKPAVATVGTLAFIGSWNDYIWPLMVLTDKSKFPIQVAITAINSTEPVYTNQVMAVLTISTIPLILIYIVAQRYILEGIGGSGTGIK; this is encoded by the coding sequence ATGAACAGTATCAAGGCTTTCCTACCTTCCTTTCATCCGTCGGATTGGTTTATATCCTATAAGCAAGTTCTGTCACGCTTTCATTTACTTGGTTATATAATAAACAGCTTGTTTTATGGTTTATGCGTAGCAGCAGGTTCTGTCATTATCAATGGGATGGCAGGTTATGCATTCGCTAAATTGAATTTTAATGGAAAAAGAGTTCTATTTGGTCTTTTATTGGCTCTTTTAATCGTACCACTGGAAACAATCTTAATCTCACAATTTACTATAGTTCACAAACTAGGGTTAGTAGACACTCGTCTTGCTGTAATCCTGCCAGCCTTAGCAGGGGCATTCAATATCTATTTATTCCGAAACTTTTTTATGGCTATTCCAGCAGAGATTATTGAATCAGCCAAATTGGATGGAGCAAATACGTGGCAAATATTCTTGAGAATTATGCTACCCATGTCTAAACCGGCTGTTGCTACAGTTGGAACTTTAGCCTTTATCGGAAGTTGGAATGATTATATTTGGCCTTTAATGGTTTTAACGGACAAGTCAAAATTTCCGATTCAAGTAGCAATTACAGCTATCAATAGTACGGAGCCAGTTTACACGAATCAAGTTATGGCTGTTTTAACAATATCCACCATTCCATTAATTCTTATCTATATAGTGGCTCAGCGTTATATTTTAGAAGGGATTGGTGGTTCAGGAACAGGTATTAAATAA
- a CDS encoding LacI family DNA-binding transcriptional regulator produces MKPNIHDVAKVAGVSSTTVSRVLNNRGYISEKTKDKVYKAMEEINYFPNDLARSLFHKKTNLIGLIIPNSSNPFFGELAFHIESVCTSLGYKLLLCNSLNRMDKEEKYLEMLIRNQVDGVIVVTYNRGVLDYHKQNLPIVAIDHYLSEKIPVVGSDNYDGGKKATELLIKKQCENIIHINGPLDLETPANLRRKAYEDVMKGYGKLPVTYEVSPQKSRQEVVAKLFDEHPEVDGIFASDDLIAAAVITEARKRGKDIPTQLKVIGYDGTETVKAILPELTTIQQPIESIAKVAIDILSKEIEGEFTNIELETYLPVKLLEDGTT; encoded by the coding sequence ATGAAACCTAATATCCACGATGTAGCAAAAGTTGCAGGAGTTTCATCAACAACAGTTTCACGTGTCTTAAATAATCGAGGTTACATAAGTGAAAAAACAAAGGATAAAGTTTATAAAGCGATGGAGGAAATTAATTATTTTCCAAACGATTTAGCACGTTCCTTATTTCATAAAAAAACAAATTTAATAGGGTTAATTATACCCAATTCAAGTAACCCGTTTTTCGGTGAACTTGCCTTTCATATTGAAAGTGTTTGTACTTCACTAGGTTATAAATTGTTGCTTTGTAACAGTTTAAACCGTATGGATAAAGAGGAAAAATACTTAGAAATGCTTATACGAAACCAGGTAGATGGGGTCATTGTTGTAACATACAACCGAGGAGTCCTAGATTATCATAAACAAAATTTACCTATTGTAGCAATTGATCATTATCTATCTGAAAAAATTCCTGTTGTAGGATCCGATAATTATGATGGGGGGAAAAAAGCTACAGAATTGTTAATAAAGAAACAGTGTGAAAATATTATTCATATTAATGGCCCCCTCGATCTGGAAACACCAGCAAATTTAAGAAGAAAAGCATATGAAGACGTAATGAAGGGATATGGAAAATTGCCAGTTACATATGAAGTCTCTCCTCAAAAGAGCCGCCAAGAGGTAGTTGCTAAGCTTTTTGATGAACATCCGGAAGTAGATGGTATTTTTGCGAGTGATGATTTAATTGCGGCTGCTGTCATAACAGAAGCTAGAAAAAGAGGAAAAGATATACCCACTCAATTAAAAGTGATTGGTTACGATGGAACAGAAACAGTAAAGGCTATACTACCAGAATTAACGACCATACAACAACCTATTGAATCTATTGCGAAGGTAGCAATTGACATTTTATCTAAAGAGATCGAAGGCGAATTCACCAATATAGAACTTGAAACATATCTGCCTGTTAAGCTTTTAGAAGATGGAACTACTTAA
- a CDS encoding sugar phosphate isomerase/epimerase family protein: protein MKFSICSWTFGDIPLEKTMEFVAKTGYDAIEIRAAVDDYNWRDIKQLAKNLDLEISGLTGDTGWPNEEQDLANRSEDNRKKAVAYFERQIEAVKEVGAEYLVVCPSAVGKTAPMGNAGEDWKWAIDSVQRLTKKAEELNITLVIEPLNRYESCIVNTGADATKFVKEVNHPKVKMLLDSYHMNIEERDLEFPFLDAQDKLHILHVADSNRRGMGRGHIDFKPFISGIQKINFDGYVVVEATAPGPNPFQANKGANMNMIYTFAEESLSFLQNNFKPVKQL, encoded by the coding sequence ATGAAATTTTCAATTTGTAGTTGGACTTTTGGAGATATTCCTTTAGAAAAGACAATGGAGTTTGTTGCAAAAACCGGGTATGACGCAATAGAAATTAGAGCTGCAGTAGATGACTATAACTGGCGCGATATTAAACAATTAGCGAAAAATTTAGATCTAGAAATAAGTGGTTTGACAGGTGATACTGGTTGGCCAAACGAAGAACAAGATTTAGCTAATCGAAGCGAAGATAACCGAAAAAAAGCAGTCGCATACTTTGAAAGGCAAATTGAAGCTGTTAAAGAGGTAGGAGCAGAATATTTAGTTGTTTGTCCTTCTGCGGTTGGAAAAACAGCTCCAATGGGCAATGCTGGAGAGGATTGGAAATGGGCTATTGACTCTGTACAAAGATTAACGAAAAAAGCAGAGGAATTAAATATTACTCTTGTAATAGAGCCTTTAAACAGATATGAGAGTTGTATTGTTAACACAGGAGCCGATGCTACAAAATTTGTTAAAGAAGTTAATCACCCTAAAGTGAAAATGTTGCTAGATTCCTATCATATGAATATTGAAGAGCGAGATCTTGAATTTCCCTTTTTAGATGCACAGGACAAACTGCATATTCTTCATGTAGCTGACAGTAATCGAAGAGGTATGGGGCGTGGCCACATCGACTTTAAACCATTTATCTCTGGAATACAGAAGATAAACTTTGATGGATATGTTGTAGTAGAAGCAACAGCTCCTGGTCCAAATCCTTTTCAAGCGAATAAAGGAGCTAATATGAATATGATTTATACTTTCGCGGAAGAAAGTTTATCCTTCTTACAAAATAACTTTAAGCCTGTGAAACAACTCTAA
- a CDS encoding sugar porter family MFS transporter encodes MNKQKMYRWVIYCFGALGGLLFGYDTGVISGALLFIKKDMGLTPFLEGLVVSGVLIGALIGAAFSGPVADKYGRKKTIIMLGALFTIGAIGTAISPNVHTLIAFRIELGIAVGGASGIVPLYLAEMAPANIRGKVSSLNTIMNALGIFMAYLVNYMFAASENWHWMLGLAVIPSVLLMLGMFFMPESPRWLWQNVSENEARRVLSLTRYSHQVEEEIRSIMQIKTEKKVNLKLLFAPGLRSVLFIGIGIAVFQQIIGTNTIIYYTPTILSTAGFGSTAAIAGTIGIGVFNILFTILGMLLIDKIGRKKLLLIGNIGMTIALGTLGVGMTWVEVPVWLLLTCLSLFIVAYSASWGMVVWVILGEIFPMNVRGIAMGVASTALWLSNIVISMSFPVLVEAVGVGVLFLTYAVIGVFAFLFVIKYVPETKGRTLEEIELEIAFKNKQAVS; translated from the coding sequence ATGAATAAACAAAAAATGTATAGGTGGGTAATTTATTGTTTTGGTGCTTTAGGTGGGCTTTTATTTGGTTATGATACAGGAGTTATTTCAGGTGCTCTTCTTTTTATAAAAAAAGACATGGGGCTAACACCTTTTCTTGAAGGGTTAGTTGTAAGTGGAGTTTTAATTGGTGCCCTTATTGGTGCAGCTTTTAGTGGACCTGTAGCCGATAAATATGGAAGAAAGAAAACCATTATTATGTTAGGTGCACTATTCACAATTGGCGCAATTGGAACAGCTATTTCTCCTAATGTACATACTTTAATTGCGTTTCGTATTGAACTGGGAATAGCAGTTGGAGGAGCTTCAGGGATTGTCCCTCTCTATTTAGCTGAAATGGCTCCAGCAAATATTCGTGGTAAGGTCTCTTCATTAAACACGATTATGAATGCTCTTGGTATTTTTATGGCCTATCTCGTAAATTACATGTTTGCAGCTTCAGAAAATTGGCATTGGATGCTAGGATTAGCCGTTATTCCTTCTGTTTTACTGATGCTAGGGATGTTCTTTATGCCTGAAAGTCCAAGGTGGCTTTGGCAGAATGTAAGTGAAAATGAAGCACGCAGAGTATTATCTCTGACAAGGTATTCACACCAAGTAGAAGAAGAAATAAGAAGTATAATGCAGATAAAGACTGAGAAAAAGGTCAATTTAAAACTGCTTTTTGCACCTGGCTTACGTTCTGTTTTATTTATTGGAATCGGCATTGCTGTATTTCAGCAGATCATCGGAACCAATACAATTATTTACTATACACCAACCATTCTAAGTACAGCTGGATTTGGATCTACAGCAGCCATTGCTGGAACAATAGGTATCGGAGTTTTTAATATTTTGTTTACGATTCTCGGAATGCTTCTTATTGATAAAATTGGACGCAAAAAGCTGTTATTAATCGGAAACATCGGTATGACGATTGCGCTTGGTACACTGGGAGTTGGTATGACATGGGTTGAGGTGCCTGTATGGCTATTACTTACTTGCCTTTCTTTATTTATTGTTGCCTATTCAGCAAGCTGGGGAATGGTTGTATGGGTTATCCTTGGTGAAATCTTCCCTATGAATGTTCGTGGTATAGCAATGGGGGTCGCCAGCACAGCTTTATGGCTTTCAAACATTGTTATCTCGATGTCATTCCCAGTCCTTGTAGAGGCCGTTGGGGTGGGAGTCCTATTCTTAACATATGCAGTTATTGGCGTTTTCGCCTTCCTCTTTGTTATAAAATATGTTCCCGAGACAAAAGGTCGAACGCTAGAAGAAATTGAATTAGAGATAGCATTCAAAAATAAACAAGCTGTTAGCTAA